In Leishmania donovani BPK282A1 complete genome, chromosome 28, the genomic stretch gctccctCCACTTCTCGCTCGTTTTCCCTCGCCTACCACGCCGTCcggcacgagcagcgcgcggccATTACTCGGCGTCGGAGATGGACCACACGCGGATCAGGTTGTCCTTGTGACCGGAGTACAGAGTGTTGCCGTCGGCGGACCAGGCAATGGAGATGCACTCGGACGGCTTCGCGCCGTCCGGCGTCAGCTCCGCAATCACAGCCTTGCTCTCCAGGTCGTACACGGACAGAGACCTCTCCGTCGCGACGCACATCCAGAAGCGGTTGGGCGAGAAGGCGATCTGGTTGATGGGCGACTCCACGTTGATCTTGAACAGCTGCTCGCCGGTGCTCAGGtcccacagcagcgccgcgccgtcctTGCCGCCGGACGCGCACAGCGACCCGTCTGGCGACACCGTCACCGTGGACACGTAGTTGCTGTGGCCCTTGAGCGTGCGCTCACACTTGCCCCCGTTCACGTTCCATACCTTGATGGTGTTGTCCCAGCTGCCGGACACCACGATCGGATgctccagcgacggcgagaAACAGATGCTGCTCACCCAGTCCTCGTGGCCGTCGCGCAGGAACTCGTGCATGCACTCGCCCGCCACGTTCCACACGCGGATCACGTTGTCGCGGCCCGCGGACACGATCAGGCGGTCGTCCGGCgagaaggcgacggcgagcacgtCCTTGGTGTGCTTCAGGAACTTGCGCTGGCACTGGCCATTGCGCAGGTCCCACATGCGGATGGAGCGGTCCCAGGACGCGGTCAGCGCGTAGTCGGTGGCGTGGGCCAGCGACACACACGACACGAAGCCGGTGTGGCCCTCGAGGCGGTGGCTCGGCAGACCGTAGTCGCTGTCCACGCTGTGGCGGTCGGGGTTGGCTTTCCACGAGATGGCCGTGCCATCGCGCGACGTCGACACCAC encodes the following:
- a CDS encoding activated protein kinase c receptor (LACK), with protein sequence MNYEGHLKGHRGWVTSLACPQQAGSYIKVVSTSRDGTAISWKANPDRHSVDSDYGLPSHRLEGHTGFVSCVSLAHATDYALTASWDRSIRMWDLRNGQCQRKFLKHTKDVLAVAFSPDDRLIVSAGRDNVIRVWNVAGECMHEFLRDGHEDWVSSICFSPSLEHPIVVSGSWDNTIKVWNVNGGKCERTLKGHSNYVSTVTVSPDGSLCASGGKDGAALLWDLSTGEQLFKINVESPINQIAFSPNRFWMCVATERSLSVYDLESKAVIAELTPDGAKPSECISIAWSADGNTLYSGHKDNLIRVWSISDAE